In a single window of the Desulfallas thermosapovorans DSM 6562 genome:
- a CDS encoding ABC transporter substrate-binding protein produces MRFKFLVTTLLAMILLMAAATGCTQNGRENTADNKLKIGSLTIEENLPILVAQENGYFDAENVQVEFVPFQSPVESQSAFQSGELDGMVTDMMIALLLKSSGEDLRITSIALGATPPEGRFAIVASPGSDIETVQDLKGKSIGISNNSIIEYVTDGILRQAGMNPSDVQKTTVAKIPVRVEMLLNNQIDAITVPDPNISYAVSKGARVVADDTTGENLSQSVVIMKQEVLDQKAEAVSRFYKAYARAVQDINSEPDKYKGLMVANINIPEQIVDSYQVQSYPQPQLPVEKDVNNVIAWLRDKDLLQNDINYEGVVQEGLY; encoded by the coding sequence ATGCGTTTCAAGTTTTTAGTAACTACCCTGCTGGCAATGATTTTATTAATGGCAGCGGCCACCGGCTGCACCCAAAACGGGCGGGAGAACACAGCGGATAATAAATTAAAAATCGGCTCCCTGACCATCGAAGAAAATTTGCCTATTCTGGTGGCTCAAGAAAACGGTTATTTTGACGCTGAGAACGTACAGGTGGAATTTGTGCCCTTTCAAAGCCCCGTGGAAAGCCAGAGTGCTTTTCAATCCGGTGAGTTGGACGGCATGGTTACAGATATGATGATCGCCCTCTTACTGAAAAGCTCCGGGGAGGATTTGCGCATAACCTCCATAGCCCTGGGGGCAACCCCGCCCGAGGGACGCTTTGCCATTGTGGCCTCCCCCGGCAGTGACATTGAAACGGTGCAGGATTTGAAAGGTAAAAGCATCGGCATTTCCAACAACTCCATTATCGAATATGTAACGGACGGCATTTTACGCCAGGCAGGCATGAACCCCTCGGATGTGCAAAAAACGACGGTGGCTAAGATACCGGTGAGGGTGGAAATGCTATTAAACAACCAAATTGATGCCATCACGGTCCCGGACCCCAACATATCCTACGCTGTATCCAAGGGAGCCAGGGTAGTGGCTGATGATACAACGGGAGAAAACCTTTCCCAGTCCGTAGTAATTATGAAGCAAGAGGTATTGGATCAAAAAGCCGAGGCGGTTTCCCGCTTTTACAAGGCTTATGCCAGAGCGGTGCAGGATATAAACAGTGAACCCGATAAATATAAAGGTCTCATGGTGGCAAACATTAATATCCCGGAACAAATTGTAGACAGTTATCAAGTCCAGAGCTACCCACAGCCACAACTTCCGGTTGAAAAGGACGTCAACAATGTTATCGCCTGGTTAAGGGATAAAGATTTACTGCAAAATGACATTAATTATGAAGGTGTAGTTCAGGAAGGTTTATATTAA
- a CDS encoding LysR family transcriptional regulator: MNIKQLEAFLHIAQLKNFTRAAAQMNISQPAISLQIKALEEELNITLFERNDKKVVLSEAGRLLFPIAMQMIRQYNKIKAGIDDLREVKAGHLMLGAVPVAGECLMPALIGGFREQYPAITVSLQIGGSVQVSRWIKERDVESVIVGYPVKADGIECRPWLTDQMTVITPPWHPLRGEEVPLAALTNESIVVREVGSGGRQVLEQQLLKHNITLDQFTSVLELGSAQAVINAVRLGLGIGVVSRWAAGELIEKGVLGEITVQGLNFSYEFYLAWNQNKESIAAKAFRTFITDEEMIRRLLRTKN, from the coding sequence TTGAATATAAAACAATTGGAAGCTTTTTTGCATATTGCTCAACTAAAGAATTTTACCAGGGCGGCTGCCCAGATGAATATCAGCCAACCTGCTATTAGCCTGCAGATAAAGGCGTTGGAGGAAGAGTTAAATATAACCCTCTTTGAACGCAACGATAAGAAGGTTGTACTTTCTGAAGCCGGCCGGCTGTTATTTCCCATCGCCATGCAAATGATCCGGCAGTACAACAAAATCAAAGCCGGTATTGACGATCTGCGGGAGGTCAAGGCCGGGCATCTTATGTTGGGTGCCGTTCCGGTGGCCGGGGAATGTTTAATGCCCGCCCTTATCGGCGGTTTCCGAGAGCAGTACCCTGCCATTACGGTTTCCCTGCAAATCGGGGGCAGTGTTCAAGTATCCAGGTGGATCAAAGAGCGGGACGTGGAAAGCGTAATCGTGGGCTATCCCGTTAAGGCCGACGGGATAGAGTGCCGGCCCTGGCTTACTGACCAGATGACGGTGATAACACCGCCCTGGCATCCCCTTAGAGGTGAGGAAGTACCCCTGGCGGCATTGACCAACGAATCCATTGTGGTGCGGGAAGTGGGTTCAGGCGGCAGGCAGGTTTTGGAGCAGCAACTGCTGAAACATAATATTACCCTGGATCAGTTTACCAGTGTATTGGAATTGGGTAGTGCCCAGGCTGTTATCAACGCGGTCAGGTTGGGACTGGGTATCGGTGTGGTTTCCCGCTGGGCAGCAGGTGAACTGATTGAAAAGGGCGTTTTGGGGGAGATAACGGTGCAGGGTCTGAACTTTAGTTACGAGTTTTACTTGGCCTGGAACCAGAACAAGGAGAGTATCGCCGCCAAAGCATTTCGCACCTTTATTACCGACGAAGAAATGATCCGCCGTTTGTTAAGGACCAAAAATTAA
- the nrfD gene encoding NrfD/PsrC family molybdoenzyme membrane anchor subunit has protein sequence MAATNSDAGRWRFPMTSTRYVLLFLAIVGALLMVYRLVVGLGSTTNLNDQWPWGLWIGFDVLVGVALAGGGYSTCLLVHVLRIKKFNAIARAAMLTSLIGYLLVMAGLFMDIGRWFNFWRPFVSWGYHSVLFEVFWCVSLYTMIQLLEFGEVATERVQQGWHKYIKKILPVLFIIGIVLPTLHQSSLGSLYVIEVGKLYPLWWSMLLPVFFLMSSFFVGPAMVTLESFLGARAHGHKPETGVLSSLVKISGYLLVVYLVLKIVDLFYRGAAGLVFAGNLEGNMFLLEMIAGVIIPIIICFNSKLRNSNAGLIGFSVLVAGGVILNRMNVVFTGMAGFMGGFYFPSPIEWGVSIGLIATGVLVYLFVVENFKILPGEGKGTGTMPLVSKDRTSQKLSA, from the coding sequence ATGGCAGCTACCAACAGCGATGCGGGTAGGTGGAGATTCCCAATGACCTCCACCAGATACGTGCTGTTATTTTTAGCAATAGTGGGGGCACTGCTGATGGTGTACAGGTTGGTGGTCGGCCTGGGTAGCACTACCAACCTTAATGACCAATGGCCCTGGGGCTTGTGGATAGGTTTCGACGTTCTTGTCGGTGTGGCCCTGGCCGGCGGCGGTTACAGTACCTGCCTGCTGGTGCATGTGTTAAGAATTAAAAAGTTTAATGCCATTGCCAGAGCAGCCATGCTTACTTCGTTAATAGGTTATCTACTGGTGATGGCCGGGCTTTTTATGGATATCGGCCGCTGGTTTAATTTCTGGCGCCCCTTTGTTTCCTGGGGCTACCACAGCGTCCTTTTCGAAGTATTTTGGTGTGTGTCCCTGTATACTATGATCCAGTTGCTGGAGTTCGGGGAAGTTGCTACGGAAAGAGTTCAACAGGGATGGCATAAGTATATCAAAAAGATTCTACCGGTGCTGTTTATAATCGGAATCGTGCTGCCTACCTTACACCAGTCATCCCTGGGTTCCCTTTACGTAATTGAGGTGGGTAAATTGTACCCGCTGTGGTGGTCCATGCTGCTGCCGGTATTTTTCCTGATGTCGTCCTTTTTTGTGGGACCGGCCATGGTGACACTGGAGTCATTTTTAGGTGCCAGGGCGCACGGGCATAAACCCGAAACCGGTGTGTTGTCGTCGCTGGTTAAAATCTCAGGTTACCTGCTGGTTGTTTACCTGGTGTTAAAGATTGTGGACCTGTTTTACCGGGGTGCGGCGGGTCTGGTCTTTGCAGGCAATCTGGAGGGCAACATGTTTCTCCTGGAAATGATTGCCGGGGTAATTATTCCCATTATTATTTGCTTTAACTCCAAACTGCGTAATAGTAACGCCGGTTTGATTGGCTTCAGCGTACTGGTGGCAGGCGGTGTTATTCTTAACCGGATGAACGTGGTTTTCACCGGTATGGCCGGTTTTATGGGCGGGTTTTATTTCCCATCACCAATTGAATGGGGCGTAAGCATTGGTCTCATTGCCACCGGTGTACTGGTTTACCTGTTCGTGGTGGAAAATTTCAAAATTTTACCTGGCGAGGGCAAAGGTACAGGAACGATGCCGCTGGTATCGAAGGACAGAACTTCACAGAAGCTTTCAGCTTGA
- a CDS encoding TetR/AcrR family transcriptional regulator, translating to MVYNKTKKVIEKQQARKRKILTVAREILAKEETGSISIKTIAKKAGIATGTFYLYFKDKEALIDTIIKEFYDELLEIIKKERTQYTNGFDKLAASMEACIRTFMKKKHLAKILLDLSPQSSAVVNTKFTDIENDLIRLTKIDLDELMEQRLIPIQDTRVSATAFVGAFREVILSWINGDEPADMDMACKTLINFNMRGLGKN from the coding sequence ATGGTATACAACAAGACCAAGAAAGTAATTGAAAAACAACAGGCACGTAAAAGGAAAATACTAACCGTGGCCAGGGAAATCCTGGCTAAGGAAGAAACGGGCAGCATTTCCATCAAGACCATCGCCAAAAAGGCCGGAATCGCCACGGGTACATTCTATTTGTACTTTAAGGATAAAGAAGCTTTAATCGACACCATCATCAAAGAGTTTTACGATGAGCTCCTTGAAATTATTAAAAAGGAAAGAACCCAGTATACCAACGGTTTTGACAAGCTGGCCGCTTCCATGGAAGCTTGTATTAGAACATTTATGAAAAAAAAACACCTGGCCAAAATCCTTTTAGACCTTTCCCCCCAAAGTAGTGCGGTTGTTAACACCAAATTTACGGATATAGAAAACGACTTGATCAGGCTCACCAAAATCGATCTGGATGAACTAATGGAACAGCGGTTGATACCAATTCAGGATACCCGGGTTAGCGCTACCGCCTTTGTGGGCGCCTTCCGTGAGGTTATTTTATCATGGATCAACGGCGATGAACCGGCGGATATGGATATGGCATGTAAAACATTAATCAATTTCAACATGAGAGGGCTGGGGAAGAATTAA
- a CDS encoding putative cobaltochelatase has protein sequence MVYPFSAIVGQEKLKLGLILCAINEHLGGILIRGAKGTAKSTAVRALAALLPEVAVVKGCPFNCHPQKAERLCAHCRKRLANGEILAQTRRQVQVIELPVSSTEDRVLGGLDFGQTIKKGVPTFEPGLLARAHRGIIYIDEVNLLDHHIVDILLDAAAMGVNVVEREGISYTHDAQFILIGTMNPEEGDLRPQFKDRFGLCVQVEGELDPGQRVKIIRRREQFEADPREFYTRWAAREQELRERITAAKKLLPRVKITGKLLNLVSGLCLARGTPGHRADITLAATARTVAAWHGRDEVQEQDVLAAAELVLLHRARQSRQQSHMEGMDNHETTGQREMGEQQPGEKANPGDNNQQPGEPANPDHVDHSNCSRANRPVPTANNSLNNAPACNGTGKARGNFQNGSSPLLHQMVFNIIEPFLVKHLSAGHDRLARRDSGRRFWTKTTLRSGRYVRSTMQPGKNDLAFDATLRAAAPYQCRRQKDVDVAVIIEKSDIREKVREKHTGQLILFVVDASGSMGARQRMSETKGAILSLLVDAYQKRDKIGLVTFRDKTAEILLPPTNSVDMGQRLLKDLPVGGKTPLAAGLLKSYELASIHLRKHPEVAPLLVIITDGKSNVSLGGAKPLLEALQAGEIISVDKRIKSLVVDVEKNTRVTFGVTRELAWVMGADFYRLEELKAKTLVDAVRRAN, from the coding sequence ATGGTTTACCCTTTTTCTGCTATTGTCGGTCAAGAAAAACTAAAGTTGGGCTTGATATTATGCGCTATAAATGAGCATTTAGGAGGTATCTTAATTCGCGGCGCCAAGGGAACCGCCAAGTCCACTGCGGTGCGTGCTCTGGCGGCGCTGCTGCCCGAAGTGGCGGTGGTTAAAGGCTGTCCCTTTAATTGCCACCCGCAAAAAGCCGAGCGACTATGCGCCCATTGCCGCAAACGGCTGGCAAATGGGGAAATACTGGCGCAAACCCGGCGGCAGGTACAGGTGATCGAATTACCCGTGTCATCCACCGAAGACCGGGTGCTGGGTGGGCTTGACTTCGGGCAAACCATCAAGAAAGGAGTTCCTACATTTGAGCCGGGGCTGCTTGCCCGGGCACACCGTGGTATTATTTACATAGATGAAGTAAATCTACTGGATCACCATATTGTTGACATATTACTGGATGCAGCTGCCATGGGGGTAAACGTGGTGGAACGGGAAGGGATCTCCTATACCCATGACGCACAATTTATACTGATCGGCACCATGAACCCCGAAGAGGGAGATTTGCGGCCACAGTTTAAAGACCGTTTCGGGCTTTGTGTGCAGGTGGAGGGGGAATTGGACCCCGGGCAGAGGGTAAAGATAATCAGGCGCCGGGAGCAATTTGAAGCCGATCCCCGGGAATTTTACACCCGCTGGGCAGCCCGGGAGCAAGAGCTGCGGGAGCGAATTACCGCCGCCAAAAAATTATTGCCCCGGGTAAAGATAACCGGTAAGCTGTTAAATTTGGTGTCCGGTTTGTGCCTTGCCCGGGGGACACCGGGACACCGGGCCGATATCACCCTGGCTGCCACCGCCCGCACCGTAGCGGCCTGGCACGGGCGGGATGAAGTACAGGAACAGGATGTTTTGGCAGCCGCCGAGCTGGTGCTACTGCACCGTGCCCGGCAGTCCAGACAGCAGTCCCATATGGAAGGTATGGATAACCATGAAACAACCGGACAAAGGGAAATGGGAGAGCAGCAGCCAGGTGAAAAAGCCAATCCCGGTGATAATAACCAGCAGCCAGGTGAACCGGCTAACCCGGACCATGTGGACCACAGCAATTGCAGCCGGGCAAACCGGCCGGTGCCCACGGCCAATAATTCTTTGAATAATGCGCCGGCATGCAATGGAACCGGCAAAGCACGGGGGAATTTCCAAAACGGGTCCTCCCCACTGCTACATCAAATGGTATTTAATATCATCGAACCTTTCCTGGTTAAACATTTATCCGCCGGCCATGACCGGTTGGCACGCAGGGACAGCGGGAGGCGCTTTTGGACTAAAACTACACTGCGTTCCGGTCGCTACGTACGCAGCACCATGCAGCCGGGCAAGAATGATCTGGCCTTTGATGCCACGTTGCGGGCGGCCGCCCCGTACCAGTGCCGGCGGCAAAAGGACGTTGATGTGGCCGTAATTATTGAGAAATCTGATATCCGGGAAAAGGTACGGGAAAAACACACCGGGCAGTTGATATTGTTTGTGGTGGACGCCAGTGGTTCCATGGGCGCCCGGCAGCGAATGTCAGAGACCAAGGGGGCCATCCTTTCTCTGCTGGTGGACGCCTATCAAAAACGGGATAAAATCGGTCTGGTAACCTTTCGGGACAAAACCGCGGAAATTCTACTGCCACCGACCAACAGTGTAGATATGGGACAAAGACTGCTGAAAGATTTGCCGGTGGGCGGGAAAACACCACTGGCAGCAGGGCTCCTAAAATCATATGAACTGGCGTCCATACACCTTCGCAAACACCCGGAGGTAGCGCCGCTGCTGGTTATCATTACAGACGGCAAAAGCAACGTCAGCCTGGGCGGCGCCAAGCCACTGCTGGAAGCGCTACAGGCCGGAGAAATAATAAGCGTTGACAAGAGAATCAAATCCCTGGTGGTGGATGTGGAAAAAAATACCCGGGTAACCTTCGGTGTAACCCGAGAGCTGGCCTGGGTTATGGGCGCTGATTTCTATCGACTGGAGGAATTAAAGGCAAAAACCCTGGTGGACGCGGTGAGGCGGGCTAATTAA
- a CDS encoding ABC transporter ATP-binding protein has product MDYLSIKSLYVEYVHNKQITPALKDVCLSLPFGCTGVIIGPSGCGKSTLLNVLAGLNQSYQGTVLINGKPPRDSDRTALILQDYGLLPWKTVWDNVRLGLKIKGFSKPEIDLKTEKIFHRLGLLHLRKRYPAQLSGGQRQRVAIARSLVLEPELLLMDEPFSSLDALTREEMQDFLIELWQETKLTILIITHNIEEAVFLGQKIFIMSACPGTIIQELPNPLAGEYTARGKVEFLEMSGSLRSCLRGVK; this is encoded by the coding sequence ATGGATTATTTATCAATTAAATCTTTATACGTGGAATATGTTCATAATAAACAAATAACCCCCGCCCTGAAAGATGTATGTCTATCCCTTCCTTTCGGGTGTACAGGCGTAATTATCGGACCGTCGGGATGTGGCAAAAGTACACTGTTAAACGTTCTGGCCGGTTTAAATCAAAGCTACCAAGGAACGGTATTAATAAATGGTAAACCGCCCAGGGACAGCGATAGAACAGCTTTAATCTTGCAAGATTATGGTTTATTACCCTGGAAGACCGTATGGGATAACGTTAGACTGGGCCTGAAAATTAAAGGATTTTCCAAACCAGAAATCGATTTAAAAACCGAAAAAATATTCCACCGGTTGGGGCTACTACATTTAAGAAAACGGTATCCGGCCCAACTGAGCGGAGGCCAGCGGCAAAGGGTGGCTATTGCCAGGTCGCTGGTTCTGGAACCGGAACTTCTACTCATGGACGAGCCCTTCTCTTCCCTGGATGCCCTTACCCGGGAGGAAATGCAGGATTTTCTTATTGAGCTCTGGCAGGAAACAAAACTAACAATTCTCATCATTACGCACAACATAGAAGAAGCAGTTTTCCTGGGACAAAAAATTTTTATCATGTCAGCATGCCCGGGTACTATTATTCAAGAACTTCCCAACCCGCTGGCCGGTGAATACACCGCCCGCGGTAAAGTGGAATTTCTGGAAATGTCCGGCTCTTTGCGCTCGTGTTTAAGGGGTGTCAAATAA
- a CDS encoding helix-turn-helix domain-containing protein has translation MENFVLPTSTPPPTWIGKREYQFRKHSMLSFGPDITVLNKIDAPTQECANICFNRDFFEDIAREATGKRNIIKGLEYAPSSQLMQTILLFEHEVGNYGNGCPLMIQSICVQLAIQVLRCMNINGVGGRKYSRENNYVNKAKDYMHAYCNAGISINDICKEINLSPFHFIRLFKAQTGKTPYQYLLEVRMQQAETLLKGGCSVEEAARLCGFVNPGHFSSLFRRIVGITPSSYRKKYFINFKE, from the coding sequence TTGGAAAATTTTGTACTCCCCACATCCACTCCGCCGCCGACCTGGATAGGAAAACGGGAATATCAATTTCGCAAGCACAGTATGCTTTCCTTTGGACCGGATATTACTGTCTTAAACAAAATTGATGCACCTACCCAGGAGTGCGCAAACATATGTTTTAACAGGGATTTTTTTGAGGACATCGCCCGTGAGGCAACTGGGAAAAGGAACATCATCAAAGGTTTGGAGTATGCCCCCAGTTCCCAATTGATGCAAACTATTTTGCTTTTTGAGCACGAAGTGGGGAACTATGGTAATGGGTGTCCGCTGATGATTCAGAGTATTTGCGTACAGTTGGCTATACAGGTGCTACGCTGCATGAATATTAACGGCGTTGGTGGCAGGAAATACAGTCGGGAGAACAATTACGTAAATAAGGCAAAAGATTATATGCATGCTTATTGTAATGCGGGAATTAGTATAAATGATATTTGCAAGGAGATTAATTTAAGCCCCTTCCATTTTATCCGTCTTTTTAAGGCCCAGACGGGAAAAACTCCCTATCAATATCTGTTGGAAGTAAGGATGCAGCAGGCGGAAACCCTATTAAAGGGTGGATGTTCGGTGGAGGAGGCGGCCCGTTTATGCGGTTTTGTTAATCCGGGGCACTTTTCCTCTCTTTTTAGGCGCATTGTAGGCATAACACCGTCATCATATAGGAAAAAATATTTTATAAATTTTAAAGAATAG
- a CDS encoding ATP-binding protein: MIKNNEIYPFSAIVGQEEMKMGLLLSVINPRLNGILIRGEKGTAKSTAVRALAALLPEIDVVAGCPFSCNPIDETTMCESCRQRLASGEVLPRISRKMRVVDLPVAATEDRVVGTLDIEQAIKKGEKHFEPGVLARANRGILYVDEVNLLDDHIVDILLDSAAMGVNTVEREGVSFVHPAEFILVGTMNPEEGELRPQLLDRFGLCVNVTGITDPALRVELIKRRAAFEENPELFGQTWQVEEEKMRGQIKAAKAMLPGVTISDTMLFLIAKIALEMGVDGHRADLVMMKAAKTVAAMHGRTEVLEEDVRQSVNLALLHRTRRKPFQDMVIDREKLGKIMNQVPIL; the protein is encoded by the coding sequence TTGATTAAAAACAACGAGATTTACCCCTTTAGCGCCATTGTCGGTCAGGAAGAAATGAAAATGGGGCTTTTACTGAGCGTAATTAACCCCCGGTTAAACGGTATTTTAATCCGTGGCGAAAAGGGTACGGCTAAATCCACCGCTGTCCGGGCGTTGGCGGCACTGCTGCCGGAAATTGATGTGGTAGCCGGCTGTCCCTTTAGCTGCAACCCCATTGATGAAACCACCATGTGCGAAAGTTGCCGGCAGCGGCTGGCATCCGGTGAGGTTCTGCCCCGGATTAGCCGGAAAATGCGGGTGGTTGATTTGCCTGTGGCTGCCACTGAAGACCGGGTGGTGGGTACTTTGGATATCGAACAGGCCATTAAAAAGGGGGAAAAGCATTTTGAGCCCGGCGTGCTGGCCCGGGCCAACCGGGGGATACTGTATGTAGACGAAGTAAATTTGCTGGATGATCACATAGTGGACATTCTTCTGGACTCGGCCGCCATGGGGGTAAATACCGTGGAGCGGGAAGGGGTTTCCTTTGTCCACCCGGCTGAATTCATTTTAGTAGGTACCATGAATCCCGAGGAAGGTGAGCTGAGACCGCAGTTGCTGGATCGCTTCGGTTTGTGTGTAAATGTAACCGGCATTACCGACCCGGCGCTGCGGGTGGAACTAATTAAACGCCGGGCTGCTTTCGAAGAAAACCCGGAGCTATTCGGCCAAACATGGCAAGTTGAGGAAGAAAAAATGCGGGGGCAAATAAAAGCCGCCAAAGCAATGTTACCGGGGGTCACCATTTCCGATACCATGCTATTCCTGATAGCAAAAATCGCCCTGGAGATGGGAGTTGACGGGCACCGGGCCGACCTGGTAATGATGAAAGCAGCTAAAACTGTGGCCGCCATGCATGGCCGAACCGAGGTACTCGAAGAAGATGTGCGGCAGTCGGTAAACCTGGCGCTGCTGCACCGTACCCGCCGCAAGCCCTTCCAGGACATGGTGATTGACCGGGAAAAACTGGGAAAAATCATGAATCAAGTCCCTATTCTTTAA
- a CDS encoding ABC transporter permease, whose product MQQKDIVQKPLNVLISILFLIACWHLLSVVLNTPALAPPLEAFKSFFQLITGDLLPHIKISFYRVGVSLVISTLLGVPLGLYLGKNSRADEFSAPLIYLTYPIPKVVFLPVFLILLGIGNLSKIVLITLTIFYLILVTTRDAARNLQREYVQSVKSLRANEWELYRHVYFPACLPAILTSLRLGLGIAMSVLFLVETYATQEGIGYFIMSSWSSLAYDQMFAGIIAMGLMGFLLYLLLDACERVLCSWVHL is encoded by the coding sequence ATGCAACAAAAAGACATTGTTCAGAAACCCTTGAACGTTTTAATATCCATTTTATTTTTGATTGCGTGTTGGCATTTACTATCTGTAGTATTAAACACCCCTGCTCTGGCACCTCCTTTGGAGGCATTCAAAAGTTTTTTTCAACTTATTACCGGTGATTTACTCCCCCACATCAAGATTAGTTTTTACCGGGTGGGGGTTAGTCTGGTCATTTCCACTCTTTTGGGTGTCCCTTTGGGGTTGTACTTGGGGAAAAACAGCAGGGCCGATGAGTTTTCCGCGCCCCTGATATATCTTACTTACCCCATACCCAAAGTAGTATTTCTGCCGGTTTTTCTAATTTTGCTGGGGATTGGTAACCTTTCCAAGATTGTATTGATCACTTTAACCATATTTTATTTAATCCTGGTCACCACCCGGGACGCCGCCAGAAACCTGCAAAGGGAATACGTGCAATCAGTTAAATCCCTGCGGGCAAACGAATGGGAATTGTACCGGCACGTATATTTTCCGGCCTGTCTTCCCGCCATTTTAACTTCCTTAAGGCTGGGACTGGGCATTGCCATGTCCGTGCTTTTCCTGGTGGAAACCTACGCCACCCAGGAAGGGATCGGTTACTTTATTATGAGTTCCTGGAGCAGTTTAGCTTATGATCAAATGTTCGCCGGGATCATAGCCATGGGTCTGATGGGTTTTCTGCTTTATTTACTGTTGGACGCCTGCGAAAGGGTGCTGTGTTCCTGGGTTCATTTATAA